ATAAAAAAAGGCACAGAAAATAACCTGTGCCTCAATAAAACAATTAGTTATTTATCATGCATGTTCCAGTTGCCGATATCGTCATCGGAACCTTCTTCACCATCTAAACCAATAGAATAAATATCAACTTGACCATGTTCACCTGGGCTAACTAATAGATATTCATTACCCCAAGGGTCTTGCGGTAAACGCTTGATGTAACCGCCAGTACGATAATCTCTTGGTTCTGGATCTACATCCGGCATTTCAACTAATGCATCTAAGCCTTGTTCTGTCGTTGGATAACGGCTGTTGTCTAACTTATACATATCCATCGCATTTTCTAACGCGACGATATCTGATACTACTTTCTGGCGATCCGCTTTTTCTTTATTACCTAATAAATTAGGGATAACCATTGATGCAAGAATACCTAAAATCACGATAACAACCATGATTTCTAACAGGGTAAAACCTGACATATTCCGTTTTTTATTATTCATAAAATCCTCTATTTGAAATAAAAATCTAACCTGAAACCATATTGTTTAAAGACAAAATCGGTTGAAGAATTGCCATCACAATAAATAATACAACACCCGACATACTCACTACCAGTAAGGGTTGAAAAATGCCTAAAGCCATCGTCACTTGCGCTTCAAATTGTGAATCTTGATTATCTGCAGCGCGCTCTAACATCGGACCTAATTCACCACTTTGTTCACCACTGGCAATCATATGCAGCATCATTGGTGGAAATAATTTTGTTTCCGTTAATGCTGCTCTTAAACTAGTACCTTCACGAACGCGCATTGTCGCAGCTTCGACCAATTTACGCGCATGCATATTGGTTAATACCCGTCCCGCAATCAACATACTTTCGAGTAGCGGTACCGCACTGGCATTTAAAATACTTAATGTTCGCGCGAAACGCGCAGTATTGATTCCACGACTCACCTTACCAATGACAGGCACTTTTAATAATCGTTCATCGAATATCAAGCGATTCGCAGGTTTTAATAACAAGCGTTTAATAACAATGATAGTAAGGACAATACCAACAACAAGATAAAGACCATAGTTACTGACAAAATCAGAAAGTCCGATCAATATTTGGGTGATTTGCGGTAATTCTTGTCCCATGTGTTCAAACTGGCCTACAACTTTAGGCACGACACTTGTCAATAATAGCGACACAACACCAATAGCCACCAGCGTTAACATGACCGGATAAATCATGGCTTGCGTTAATTGACTGGTCATTTTTTGGCGTTGTTCGGTATAGTCAGCCAAACGATTGAGTACTTTATCTAAATGACCCGACTTTTCGCCAGAGGCCACCATAGAACAATATAGATCGTCAAAGGCATGAGGGAACTCAGCAAAACTTTCTGCTAACGTATGTCCTTCAACAACACGACTACGTACGGCCAAGATCATATTCTGAATACGGGGCAGTTCACTTTGTTCTGCAACCGCTTTTAATGATTCCTCGAGTGGTAGCGAAGCAGCAATTAACGTGGATAACTGGCGGGTTAATAGCGCCATATCCGCCGTACTAATACCTCGTTTAAATGAAAAAATACCTGCCGCTTTTTTCTTTTCAGCCGCTGCAGACATTTCCACTTCCAGTGGAGTTAAGCCTTTCTCGCGTAATAAAGCACGCGCTTGCTTTGGCCCATCTGCTTCCACTACCCCTTTTTTATTTTTACCTTTTTGATCAATCGCTAAATAAGAAAATGCAGGCATGCTTATCCCTCTCTTGTCACACGAAGTACTTCTTCTAAGGTGGTGACACCTTCCAGTACTTTAGCTAGGCCATCTTGACGGATACTTGGTGTGAATGGTCGAATATGACGTTCTACGATTTGTTCGCCAGCACCACTGTGGATCATGTCTCGCACATCTTCATCGACGATTAATAATTCATGAATACCAGTACGACCTCGATAGCCTGTGTTGTTACAGTTTTCGCAACCTTTCGGATGATAAATGACTGTCGCGTCCGCCACTCGATTAGAAGCCAATTGCTCAAGTTCGCGCTCTGTTGGCGGTGCACCTTCTCGACAATCGGGACAAAGCGTTCGTACTAATCGTTGTGCCAGTACACCCAATATACTTGACGACAATAAGAAGGGCTCTAATCCCATATCACGTAAACGAGTGACGGCGCCCACTGCGGTATTAGTATGTAAGGTAGATAATACGAGGTGACCCGTTAAACTAGCTTGAACGGCAATTTGCGCTGTTTCTAAATCACGCACCTCACCAATCATCACAACATCGGGGTCTTGACGTAAAATAGCACGTAAACCACGTGAGAAGGTCATATCAACTTTTGGATTTACTTGCGTTTGCCCAATGCCATCAAGTTGATATTCAATTGGATCTTCAACCGTTAAGATATTACGATCTTTGCTGTTAATATCCGATAGTGCGGCATATAAGGTCGTACTCTTACCCGACCCCGTAGGACCAGTAACTAAAATAATGCCGTGTGGCTTATGAATAAGTTCAGACATCTTATTACGATTATCTAACGTCATCCCCAAATGCTTTAATTCTAATTTAGCGTTATTCTTATCGAGTAAACGCATTACGACACGTTCACCAAAACTCGATGGTAAGGTTGATACACGCACGTCAACACCACGTCCACCAATTCGCAACGAGATTCGCCCATCTTGGGGAACACGCTTTTCTGCTATATCCATTTTTGACATAACTTTGATTCGTGATATTAACAATGATGCCAATTTCCGATTCGGTTTCAAAATTTCTCTTAATACACCGTCAATACGGAAGCGGATCACCAATGCACGCTCAAATGTTTCCACATGAATGTCTGAAGCACCTTCTTTAATCGCTTCACTGAGCATCGCATTGATCAGTTTAATGATCGGCGCATCATCATCGGACTCCAATAAATCTTCTTCGGTTGGTAACTCCTCAGCTAACGTAAAAAAATCAACTTCATTACCAAT
This Moritella sp. 5 DNA region includes the following protein-coding sequences:
- the gspG gene encoding type II secretion system major pseudopilin GspG gives rise to the protein MNNKKRNMSGFTLLEIMVVIVILGILASMVIPNLLGNKEKADRQKVVSDIVALENAMDMYKLDNSRYPTTEQGLDALVEMPDVDPEPRDYRTGGYIKRLPQDPWGNEYLLVSPGEHGQVDIYSIGLDGEEGSDDDIGNWNMHDK
- the gspF gene encoding type II secretion system inner membrane protein GspF, giving the protein MPAFSYLAIDQKGKNKKGVVEADGPKQARALLREKGLTPLEVEMSAAAEKKKAAGIFSFKRGISTADMALLTRQLSTLIAASLPLEESLKAVAEQSELPRIQNMILAVRSRVVEGHTLAESFAEFPHAFDDLYCSMVASGEKSGHLDKVLNRLADYTEQRQKMTSQLTQAMIYPVMLTLVAIGVVSLLLTSVVPKVVGQFEHMGQELPQITQILIGLSDFVSNYGLYLVVGIVLTIIVIKRLLLKPANRLIFDERLLKVPVIGKVSRGINTARFARTLSILNASAVPLLESMLIAGRVLTNMHARKLVEAATMRVREGTSLRAALTETKLFPPMMLHMIASGEQSGELGPMLERAADNQDSQFEAQVTMALGIFQPLLVVSMSGVVLFIVMAILQPILSLNNMVSG
- the gspE gene encoding type II secretion system ATPase GspE, with product MSTQDYDEVSESERLPFSFAKKFGVVLSEGERGWVLYHKADVAPSTVLEVRRNLGQAFQLVLLDDEAFELKLTDVFQRDSSEARQLMQDIGNEVDFFTLAEELPTEEDLLESDDDAPIIKLINAMLSEAIKEGASDIHVETFERALVIRFRIDGVLREILKPNRKLASLLISRIKVMSKMDIAEKRVPQDGRISLRIGGRGVDVRVSTLPSSFGERVVMRLLDKNNAKLELKHLGMTLDNRNKMSELIHKPHGIILVTGPTGSGKSTTLYAALSDINSKDRNILTVEDPIEYQLDGIGQTQVNPKVDMTFSRGLRAILRQDPDVVMIGEVRDLETAQIAVQASLTGHLVLSTLHTNTAVGAVTRLRDMGLEPFLLSSSILGVLAQRLVRTLCPDCREGAPPTERELEQLASNRVADATVIYHPKGCENCNNTGYRGRTGIHELLIVDEDVRDMIHSGAGEQIVERHIRPFTPSIRQDGLAKVLEGVTTLEEVLRVTREG